The following are encoded in a window of Neomicrococcus lactis genomic DNA:
- a CDS encoding queuosine precursor transporter → MNTGTSSVPSASSESTSRTIRRAAFASAGSPYFSTILALMAVVVILSNIGGSKGVTFGPIVTDGGFFLFPLAYILGDVISEVYGFKVARRAIITTFALAAFAILCFFIMIILPPAEWYDGQAALERTLGPVWQIVAASLAGFVVGQTLNSFVLVRMKERFGEKGLVARLMSSTGVGEFADTVIFCSIAAPVLGIADVPTFINYVVVGFVYKTAIEFIFVPVTTAVIGWFKRREPSYQTAVSEVSEAR, encoded by the coding sequence ATGAATACCGGTACCTCTTCCGTGCCCTCCGCATCTTCTGAGAGCACCTCCCGCACCATCCGCCGCGCAGCTTTTGCCTCCGCTGGCAGCCCATACTTCTCCACCATCTTGGCCCTCATGGCCGTAGTGGTCATTCTTTCTAACATCGGCGGTTCGAAGGGCGTGACGTTCGGCCCCATCGTGACCGACGGTGGCTTCTTCCTGTTCCCGCTCGCCTACATTCTGGGCGACGTCATTTCTGAGGTCTACGGCTTCAAGGTGGCCCGCCGCGCCATCATCACCACGTTCGCGCTCGCCGCGTTCGCGATCTTGTGCTTCTTCATCATGATCATCTTGCCGCCGGCCGAGTGGTACGACGGCCAAGCAGCCCTCGAGCGCACCCTGGGACCGGTCTGGCAGATCGTTGCCGCGTCCCTCGCAGGCTTCGTGGTCGGTCAGACCCTGAACTCATTCGTCTTGGTGCGCATGAAGGAACGCTTCGGCGAAAAGGGCCTCGTGGCCCGACTCATGAGCTCCACTGGCGTGGGTGAATTCGCTGACACGGTGATCTTCTGCTCGATCGCCGCACCGGTGCTGGGCATCGCTGACGTCCCCACTTTCATCAACTACGTGGTGGTGGGCTTCGTCTACAAGACGGCCATCGAGTTCATCTTCGTACCCGTCACCACCGCAGTGATTGGCTGGTTCAAGCGCCGCGAACCGAGCTACCAGACCGCGGTTTCTGAGGTTTCTGAGGCTCGTTAG
- the thiD gene encoding bifunctional hydroxymethylpyrimidine kinase/phosphomethylpyrimidine kinase yields MTFAASPSASVPATTLSPAVTLTIAGSEATGGAGAQADLKTFQELGTYGIVALTCIVSFNPKDNWNHRFVPVEAQVIADQLEAIQSCYAGDLKTVKLGMMGSPVTIETVAAALEAQEWDNIVLDPVLICKGQEPGHALDTDQALKTKLLPKATFVTPNHFEAEQLSGITINNVEDLKAAAKAIHEVSGAAVLAKGGVRLEGDDAVDVFYDGETLEVLSAPKVGEHAVSGAGCTLAAAVTAELAKGATPLEAARTAKQMVTEGIKNRKESHAPFDALWQGGARA; encoded by the coding sequence ATGACTTTTGCCGCATCCCCTTCTGCATCTGTGCCCGCAACCACCCTGTCACCAGCAGTGACGTTGACGATCGCTGGATCAGAAGCGACGGGCGGCGCTGGCGCGCAGGCTGACCTCAAGACCTTCCAGGAACTCGGCACCTACGGCATCGTTGCCCTGACATGCATCGTCTCCTTCAACCCGAAGGACAACTGGAACCACCGCTTCGTGCCAGTCGAGGCTCAGGTCATCGCTGATCAGCTCGAAGCCATCCAGTCTTGCTACGCGGGCGATCTCAAGACCGTCAAGCTTGGCATGATGGGCTCCCCTGTCACGATCGAGACCGTGGCCGCCGCGCTCGAGGCGCAGGAATGGGACAACATCGTGTTGGATCCCGTGTTGATCTGCAAGGGCCAGGAGCCAGGCCACGCTTTGGACACTGACCAGGCGCTCAAGACGAAGCTCCTCCCGAAGGCCACTTTCGTCACGCCGAACCACTTCGAGGCCGAACAGCTTTCCGGCATCACCATCAACAACGTTGAAGACTTGAAGGCCGCAGCAAAGGCCATCCACGAGGTCAGCGGCGCAGCCGTCTTGGCCAAGGGTGGCGTGCGCCTTGAAGGCGACGACGCCGTGGACGTGTTCTACGACGGCGAAACCCTCGAGGTCCTGAGCGCTCCTAAGGTCGGCGAGCACGCTGTTTCCGGCGCCGGCTGCACCTTGGCTGCCGCTGTGACCGCTGAACTCGCCAAGGGCGCCACTCCGCTCGAGGCCGCGCGCACCGCGAAGCAGATGGTCACCGAGGGCATCAAGAACCGCAAGGAGTCCCACGCGCCGTTCGACGCGCTGTGGCAGGGCGGCGCTCGCGCTTAA
- a CDS encoding MarR family winged helix-turn-helix transcriptional regulator → MDGEMTSEDLVRERLPETIDRETFIPAYLGLVASAHTWGGSRIYSEKFGITAPDFAIISTLSNYPGVQASEITDIVGLDKSVVSRRLQRLAAKELVKADNSAGKRLLFLTRKGAEIHNKVLPVALDRSERMLTGFTEQEKHDVRNYLRRMFENIPRMNYMD, encoded by the coding sequence TTGGATGGTGAAATGACGTCGGAAGATTTGGTTCGCGAGCGCTTACCAGAAACCATTGATCGCGAGACTTTTATCCCTGCATATCTGGGGCTCGTCGCAAGTGCCCATACATGGGGCGGATCTCGCATCTATTCTGAGAAATTTGGAATAACCGCACCGGACTTTGCGATCATTTCAACGCTGTCGAACTATCCAGGTGTTCAGGCCTCTGAGATCACCGACATCGTGGGTCTCGACAAGTCTGTCGTGAGCCGACGTTTGCAACGCCTTGCGGCGAAAGAACTCGTCAAGGCGGACAACTCAGCAGGAAAACGGCTCCTCTTCTTGACGAGAAAAGGAGCCGAAATCCATAACAAAGTACTTCCCGTTGCTCTCGACAGATCTGAACGAATGCTGACTGGCTTCACAGAGCAAGAAAAGCACGACGTCCGTAACTACCTCAGGCGGATGTTTGAGAACATTCCGCGCATGAATTACATGGATTGA
- a CDS encoding ABC transporter substrate-binding protein: MKRLHLALAALAISSLSLVGCGAGSPSAASGSGGTSTSASSASSSNSQESSLKTLRVAAVPVVDVAALYIGEKQGFFNEKGLKLDIKFTAGSSVAIPAMMQDQFDVVYSGSVNALQAREKGLPIVAVAEGGRTTGVQGKDHGGIVVPKDSPIKTAKDLEGHSLAVNAVKGLHEAADRASVLNAGGDPSKVKFLELPLTDMAATMKSGNVDAISTSEPFLTLALEDGNRLIASPFVDVSPEFVTAVYMTSEQKLSADQQTYRNFNEALKKSQEYALEHADEFRAELGNFTSIDPEVAKKMTLTNFGWGFPEDAMKAAAEASKNAGIINDVDASLNGLVARDIQ, encoded by the coding sequence ATGAAACGACTCCACCTCGCACTTGCGGCGCTGGCAATTTCGAGTCTCTCGCTCGTTGGTTGTGGCGCAGGCAGTCCCTCTGCTGCCTCCGGATCAGGCGGTACATCGACGTCCGCCTCGTCCGCTAGTTCATCGAATTCCCAGGAGAGCTCGCTCAAGACTCTGCGCGTAGCTGCCGTACCCGTCGTCGATGTTGCGGCTTTGTATATCGGTGAAAAGCAAGGCTTCTTCAATGAGAAGGGCCTCAAGCTGGACATCAAATTCACGGCTGGCAGCTCGGTGGCGATACCTGCAATGATGCAGGATCAATTCGATGTGGTTTATAGCGGAAGCGTGAATGCGCTACAGGCTCGAGAGAAGGGTCTGCCTATCGTTGCCGTCGCCGAAGGCGGTAGAACGACTGGCGTCCAAGGTAAGGATCACGGTGGAATCGTGGTTCCGAAGGACAGCCCTATCAAGACTGCAAAAGACCTTGAAGGCCACTCACTCGCCGTGAATGCTGTGAAGGGTTTGCATGAAGCAGCAGACCGCGCATCCGTTCTCAACGCGGGTGGCGACCCAAGCAAAGTGAAATTCTTGGAGCTTCCTTTGACTGATATGGCGGCAACGATGAAAAGCGGGAATGTCGACGCTATTTCAACGTCAGAGCCGTTCCTTACTTTGGCGCTTGAAGACGGTAACCGACTCATCGCAAGCCCATTCGTGGATGTCAGCCCAGAGTTCGTCACAGCGGTTTATATGACCTCCGAGCAAAAGCTCTCCGCGGATCAGCAGACCTATCGGAATTTCAACGAGGCACTTAAGAAGTCCCAAGAGTATGCACTGGAGCATGCGGACGAATTCCGCGCTGAATTGGGCAACTTCACTTCGATAGATCCCGAAGTTGCCAAGAAAATGACGCTCACCAACTTCGGATGGGGATTCCCTGAAGACGCTATGAAAGCAGCAGCCGAGGCAAGCAAGAACGCAGGCATTATCAATGACGTAGATGCTTCCCTGAACGGTTTGGTTGCTCGAGATATTCAGTAG
- a CDS encoding NUDIX hydrolase family protein: protein MNVRTPDPNPGWLSNEDLYEARRRLPMVYVEAIPVRLDPLGYVSEVGLLYTADETGNFRRTFVSGRVMYRETIRAALVRHMEKDLGPFAMPQLPASPVPFTVAEYFPSPSETGLTDDRQHAVALAYVIPVRGECSPRQDALELTWLTPQEALSAEVQGDLSGGRGNLIKQALAHMGWCE from the coding sequence ATGAACGTTCGAACTCCGGATCCTAATCCCGGCTGGCTATCCAACGAGGACTTGTACGAAGCACGACGTCGCCTCCCAATGGTTTACGTGGAGGCGATCCCGGTGCGGTTAGACCCGCTGGGATACGTCAGTGAAGTCGGTCTATTGTATACGGCCGACGAAACCGGGAACTTCCGTCGCACGTTCGTTTCCGGGCGCGTGATGTACCGCGAAACCATCCGTGCAGCGCTTGTGCGGCACATGGAAAAGGACCTCGGTCCGTTCGCGATGCCACAGCTGCCTGCCTCCCCTGTTCCGTTCACGGTGGCGGAATACTTCCCGTCTCCGTCAGAAACCGGACTCACGGATGATCGCCAACACGCCGTAGCGCTCGCCTATGTGATTCCGGTGCGCGGCGAATGCTCGCCACGTCAGGATGCGTTGGAACTCACGTGGCTGACCCCTCAAGAAGCCCTGAGCGCCGAGGTTCAAGGCGACCTCAGCGGCGGCCGCGGAAACCTCATCAAACAGGCTCTCGCGCACATGGGTTGGTGTGAATAG
- a CDS encoding glycoside hydrolase family 76 protein has product MTSLFQYDDAARQALSQSLSWRAASARATLAARSVTTVFGHRLFGWVPGTHLGMPYVPPNTAPVDQTGLWHYWWQAHYVDCLVDAGWREYITRQHVTGASLPSAGKLGARTIMTVGMRNGFKFTNEYFDDMAWMALASQRSAELAAQAKKNEKRERRVARYLRPVLHSAQTDDLGGGLFWHKVRDFKNTAATGPAALYFARTGEPERAAPLLDWLMAHLKSPETGLLMDGLRIVNGKRELVPHIFSYNQGPVLGIMLQLGRAQDLENAAELVHNIARHLTLEDGVTLKAHGHGDGGLFTGILCRYLGLVARDQRIDESARVTAEALIRATARNLWELRHETMWKKHHVMIFPGETSLDVTPVGEHPWELAQQLQAWMIFEAQARLELA; this is encoded by the coding sequence ATGACTTCGCTATTCCAGTACGACGACGCCGCTCGGCAAGCGCTCTCACAATCGTTGAGCTGGCGGGCGGCTTCCGCGCGGGCCACGTTGGCGGCACGCTCCGTCACGACGGTCTTCGGCCACCGTTTGTTCGGGTGGGTGCCCGGAACGCATTTGGGCATGCCCTACGTGCCTCCCAACACGGCGCCTGTGGATCAGACTGGATTGTGGCACTACTGGTGGCAAGCCCACTACGTCGACTGCCTGGTGGACGCCGGCTGGCGCGAGTACATCACGCGACAGCACGTCACGGGTGCTTCGTTGCCGAGTGCTGGAAAGCTCGGTGCGCGCACCATCATGACCGTGGGCATGCGCAACGGCTTCAAGTTCACGAATGAGTATTTTGACGACATGGCGTGGATGGCACTCGCCTCGCAGCGCTCGGCAGAACTCGCGGCTCAAGCCAAGAAGAACGAGAAGCGAGAACGCCGCGTAGCGCGGTACCTGCGTCCAGTCCTGCATTCCGCGCAGACTGACGACCTCGGCGGCGGACTGTTTTGGCATAAAGTTCGAGACTTCAAAAACACCGCCGCTACTGGCCCGGCGGCCCTGTACTTCGCGCGCACGGGAGAACCTGAGCGCGCCGCGCCGCTGTTGGATTGGCTCATGGCGCATCTGAAGAGCCCAGAAACGGGCTTGCTCATGGACGGCCTGCGGATCGTCAACGGGAAGAGGGAGCTAGTCCCCCACATCTTTTCCTACAACCAGGGCCCGGTTCTCGGCATCATGTTGCAGCTGGGACGGGCCCAGGATCTGGAGAACGCGGCGGAGCTGGTTCATAACATCGCACGCCACCTCACGCTCGAGGACGGCGTCACGCTCAAGGCGCATGGGCACGGTGATGGCGGCCTGTTCACGGGCATCCTGTGCCGGTACTTGGGTCTCGTGGCGCGCGATCAGCGCATCGACGAATCAGCACGCGTTACGGCCGAAGCGCTCATTCGCGCGACCGCCCGCAACCTGTGGGAACTTCGCCACGAGACGATGTGGAAGAAGCACCACGTCATGATCTTCCCGGGCGAGACCTCGCTGGATGTCACCCCCGTGGGTGAGCATCCGTGGGAGCTCGCCCAGCAGCTTCAAGCGTGGATGATTTTCGAGGCGCAGGCTCGTCTCGAACTCGCCTAG
- a CDS encoding DUF4126 domain-containing protein, with translation MEFLTATGLSSAAGLNAYIPMLALGLLDRFTNFVNLPPAWSWLSNDWMLWILGVLLVVEVVADKIPVVDSINDVLQTVVRPAAGGVVFASGVGSETVTVSDPGTFFASDQWIPVVIGVVIALAVHLFKMGTRPVLNTATVGTAAPVVSAVEDGAAVGLAAAAIFLPILVLVLLAALAFGFYWLFTKIRRRSEPETGIL, from the coding sequence ATGGAATTTCTGACTGCCACTGGCCTGAGCTCCGCAGCAGGCCTCAACGCGTACATTCCTATGCTCGCGTTGGGCCTGCTGGACCGCTTCACCAACTTCGTCAACCTGCCACCCGCGTGGTCTTGGCTATCCAACGACTGGATGCTGTGGATCCTTGGCGTGCTGCTGGTGGTGGAAGTTGTCGCGGACAAGATTCCCGTGGTGGACTCCATCAACGACGTCCTCCAAACCGTGGTCCGTCCGGCCGCTGGTGGCGTGGTCTTCGCGTCCGGCGTTGGTTCTGAGACCGTGACCGTCTCTGACCCGGGTACGTTCTTCGCCTCGGATCAATGGATCCCGGTGGTCATCGGCGTCGTCATTGCCCTCGCGGTGCACCTGTTCAAAATGGGCACTAGGCCCGTCCTGAACACAGCTACCGTCGGCACTGCAGCTCCTGTGGTCAGTGCCGTCGAGGATGGCGCGGCCGTAGGCCTTGCCGCTGCCGCCATTTTCTTGCCAATTCTGGTGCTGGTCCTGTTGGCCGCGCTGGCTTTCGGTTTCTATTGGCTCTTCACTAAAATACGACGCCGCAGCGAACCCGAGACGGGCATTCTTTAG
- a CDS encoding dihydroxyacetone kinase family protein, whose amino-acid sequence MKKLINDSREVVDHALEGIVGSSGLVKLLPGQRVVFRADLATFRNEGKVALISGGGAGHEPAHAGFVGPGMLTAAVSGSVFASPSVDQILAAIRLCATQAGVLLIVKNYTGDRLNFGLAAEIARGEGLIVDMVVVGDDVALSLNHQHAGRRGLAGTILVHKIAGGAADRGDSLEAVMKVAERVIDGLSTMSVGLGGCVVPGEEEASSDLSADEVEWGLGIHGESGVERSKHVTAQKAAERLVSRTLEGVLSEASALTTSEQPQVVLMLNNLGGTSNIEMGVMAREVLNEIRNRDVKIQRFWSGAFMTALEMPGVSVTCLHLGAAGEASAQELLDLLDAPVTTLAWPAPWVGRLPDEHVQDPADISIEESPKLSTSPAESVTGKCENMGEDELALLRAVTRTLKNSESELTRMDRIVGDGDLGLSLTHASNTVDALLDDLPRDPSQALTDIASAVRKAVGGTSGPLYAIGLLRAAHQLGDLSSTGLQIDPEESPSAEDLRPEAKLWAVAFDAGVRAIEELGGAIVGDCTMIDALRPAANTLLEVSASGASVGEALSQASLAAQRGAESTRELRARKGRASYVGDRAVGEVDPGAWAVYLWLTALAEASRE is encoded by the coding sequence ATGAAGAAACTGATAAATGACTCACGCGAGGTTGTGGATCACGCGCTTGAGGGGATCGTTGGCAGCAGTGGCCTAGTGAAGCTACTTCCCGGACAACGCGTCGTGTTTCGCGCCGACTTAGCCACGTTTCGGAACGAAGGAAAAGTCGCATTGATTTCTGGTGGAGGTGCCGGGCATGAGCCGGCGCATGCTGGATTTGTCGGCCCGGGAATGCTCACAGCGGCCGTTTCCGGATCGGTTTTCGCTTCGCCATCCGTGGATCAAATTTTGGCCGCGATCCGACTTTGCGCGACTCAAGCTGGGGTCTTGCTGATCGTCAAGAACTACACGGGCGATCGGCTCAACTTTGGGCTTGCTGCTGAGATTGCAAGAGGGGAGGGCCTCATCGTTGACATGGTGGTGGTTGGGGATGACGTCGCCTTGAGCCTGAACCATCAGCATGCTGGACGTCGGGGGCTTGCCGGAACCATTCTTGTGCACAAGATTGCTGGGGGAGCTGCCGATCGCGGTGACTCGTTGGAAGCTGTAATGAAGGTTGCCGAACGCGTCATTGATGGACTTTCCACGATGAGTGTTGGACTGGGTGGATGCGTCGTTCCGGGTGAGGAAGAAGCATCCTCTGATTTGTCCGCGGATGAGGTTGAATGGGGGCTCGGAATTCATGGTGAATCCGGGGTAGAACGGTCCAAACATGTGACGGCTCAGAAAGCAGCTGAACGTCTAGTGTCGCGGACGCTTGAAGGGGTGTTATCCGAGGCTTCCGCGCTGACGACTTCCGAACAACCCCAGGTTGTGCTGATGCTCAATAATCTGGGAGGCACGTCAAACATTGAAATGGGGGTGATGGCGCGAGAAGTTCTGAATGAGATCCGGAACCGCGACGTTAAGATCCAACGCTTCTGGAGCGGAGCATTCATGACAGCTCTTGAGATGCCCGGTGTCTCCGTCACTTGTTTGCATCTTGGCGCTGCTGGCGAAGCTTCGGCACAAGAACTGCTCGATCTCTTAGATGCCCCGGTGACGACGCTTGCTTGGCCTGCGCCGTGGGTAGGCAGACTGCCGGACGAGCATGTGCAGGATCCTGCTGATATCTCGATTGAGGAGTCTCCAAAACTATCGACTTCTCCGGCTGAGTCAGTAACAGGCAAATGCGAGAATATGGGCGAAGACGAATTAGCTCTGTTACGTGCGGTCACACGAACCTTGAAGAATTCTGAGTCGGAGCTGACGCGGATGGATCGCATCGTTGGTGACGGTGACTTGGGACTAAGCCTTACGCATGCGTCGAATACAGTTGATGCCCTCCTCGACGATCTGCCACGAGATCCTTCGCAGGCATTGACCGACATAGCTAGTGCGGTGAGAAAGGCGGTCGGGGGAACCTCGGGGCCGCTCTATGCGATTGGGTTGCTTCGGGCGGCACATCAGCTAGGTGATTTGTCTTCAACGGGGCTGCAAATCGATCCAGAGGAAAGCCCGTCGGCAGAGGATCTGCGACCAGAAGCAAAACTGTGGGCTGTGGCATTTGATGCAGGTGTGCGCGCGATCGAAGAGCTCGGCGGTGCGATTGTCGGCGACTGCACAATGATTGATGCACTACGCCCGGCGGCAAACACGCTGCTGGAAGTTTCCGCAAGTGGGGCGAGCGTCGGTGAGGCATTGAGTCAAGCGAGTCTTGCGGCGCAACGCGGTGCTGAATCGACCCGAGAGTTGCGGGCGAGAAAAGGTCGTGCGAGCTACGTCGGCGACAGGGCCGTTGGTGAAGTGGATCCAGGAGCGTGGGCAGTTTATCTCTGGCTCACTGCATTGGCGGAAGCCTCACGCGAGTGA
- a CDS encoding cytochrome P450: MSISAEISTPRLDLDPFSDESLLDPYPIEDEVREAGEVVWLEKYGVWASGRHQRVTEVFGDHEKFISSHGTGFTNTFLTENWRKPSAILEADPPEHSRVRTVMVQALSQKVVKGLKESFQRIADEVVLTALEHSELDAMQDLAVAFPLRALPDAIGLAPEGRKHLLTYANLNFQAMGPRNGRYEEALAGATDAAEYVEWQMRRENLGTEGIAAAIFARVDSGEITESEGSLLVRAFLSAGLDTTMLGIGNALVALSENPAQWKLFKEDPEKLARKVFEETLRLFAPSPFIGRTVGVDMEFAGIQLQKEDKFINFVSAANRDPRKWANPEHFDIARDTRGHVAFGYGIHACVGQMMARMEAETLLSAVGRHVAHLEVAAAPTRKLNNWLRGYEHIPMAFKAE, from the coding sequence ATGTCCATCTCCGCTGAAATCAGCACGCCACGACTTGATCTTGATCCATTTAGCGATGAATCCCTACTCGATCCGTATCCGATCGAAGACGAGGTGCGGGAAGCAGGGGAAGTCGTCTGGCTGGAAAAGTACGGGGTCTGGGCTTCCGGTCGCCATCAACGAGTGACAGAAGTTTTCGGCGATCACGAGAAGTTCATTTCCTCTCATGGGACTGGATTCACAAATACCTTCCTGACTGAAAACTGGCGTAAGCCAAGCGCGATTCTCGAGGCAGATCCGCCGGAACACTCGCGTGTAAGAACTGTGATGGTTCAAGCCCTCTCCCAGAAAGTCGTCAAGGGTCTGAAGGAGAGCTTCCAGCGAATCGCAGATGAAGTCGTACTTACGGCACTGGAGCACTCAGAGCTTGATGCGATGCAGGATTTGGCAGTGGCTTTTCCGCTACGAGCGCTTCCAGATGCCATCGGGCTCGCACCCGAGGGACGCAAACATCTGCTTACATACGCCAACCTCAACTTCCAGGCCATGGGACCGCGCAATGGTCGATACGAAGAGGCCCTAGCAGGAGCAACCGACGCCGCCGAATACGTGGAGTGGCAAATGCGTAGAGAGAATCTAGGCACTGAGGGTATTGCCGCCGCTATTTTTGCTCGAGTGGACTCCGGCGAGATCACCGAGTCCGAAGGTTCCTTGTTAGTGAGAGCATTCTTGTCCGCCGGATTAGATACCACCATGCTTGGAATCGGTAACGCTCTCGTTGCACTGAGCGAAAACCCCGCTCAGTGGAAACTCTTCAAAGAGGACCCCGAGAAGTTGGCTCGCAAGGTGTTTGAGGAGACACTTCGTCTTTTCGCGCCGAGTCCATTTATTGGCCGCACGGTAGGTGTAGATATGGAATTTGCCGGCATCCAGCTCCAAAAAGAAGATAAGTTCATCAATTTCGTTAGTGCAGCAAACCGTGATCCTCGAAAGTGGGCGAATCCGGAGCACTTTGACATCGCGAGAGACACTCGAGGACATGTTGCTTTTGGCTATGGGATTCATGCTTGCGTAGGGCAGATGATGGCACGCATGGAAGCAGAGACTCTGCTTAGCGCCGTTGGCCGCCACGTAGCTCACCTAGAAGTGGCCGCCGCACCAACTCGAAAGTTGAATAACTGGCTCCGCGGCTACGAGCACATACCGATGGCCTTCAAGGCTGAGTAA
- the tgt gene encoding tRNA guanosine(34) transglycosylase Tgt: MNPEPEAFPPPVDYPESHEKQSEFGFTLGTRLRGANGERFEGRTGVIKTPHGEIKTPAFIAVGTKASVKALTPDQVRELGAQAVLSNAYHLYLAPGADVLDEAGGLSAFMNWNGPTFTDSGGFQVMSLGSGFKKIIDMTGDGPGGDDAVAPGKERLANVDNDGVWFKSHLDGKMHRFTPEVSMQVQHQIGADIMFAFDELTTLHNSRGYQEEALERTRLWARRCVKEHFRLTDEREGKDYQALFGVIQGAQYEDLRRKACQDLGDMPFDGFGIGGALEKENLGTIVRWCAEELPEDKPRHLLGISEPDDVFTAIENGADTFDCVSPTRVARNSAFYSPHGRFNLTGARYKRDFTPLVEGCGCYTCQNFTRAYIHHLHKANELLSHTLISIHNEYFTVGLVDSAREAIENGTFFELKERVLSAYYAGGPDPQGLS; the protein is encoded by the coding sequence CTGAACCCTGAACCCGAAGCTTTCCCACCTCCCGTGGATTACCCCGAGAGCCATGAGAAGCAATCCGAGTTCGGGTTCACGCTCGGCACTCGGCTCAGGGGTGCCAATGGCGAGCGCTTCGAAGGCCGTACGGGTGTCATCAAGACGCCTCACGGCGAGATCAAGACACCCGCATTCATTGCGGTGGGCACCAAGGCATCCGTCAAGGCGCTCACGCCGGATCAGGTCCGTGAGCTCGGCGCGCAGGCTGTGCTGTCCAACGCGTACCACTTGTACTTGGCGCCCGGCGCTGACGTGCTGGATGAGGCCGGCGGCCTCTCCGCGTTCATGAACTGGAACGGCCCGACCTTCACGGACTCCGGCGGATTCCAGGTCATGAGCTTGGGCTCGGGCTTCAAGAAGATCATCGACATGACCGGCGACGGCCCGGGTGGCGATGACGCGGTGGCGCCCGGCAAGGAGCGCCTCGCCAACGTGGACAACGACGGCGTCTGGTTCAAGTCCCATTTGGACGGCAAGATGCACCGCTTCACGCCAGAAGTGTCCATGCAAGTGCAGCACCAGATCGGCGCGGACATCATGTTCGCGTTCGACGAGCTCACCACGCTCCACAACTCCCGCGGCTACCAAGAAGAAGCCCTCGAGCGCACGCGCTTGTGGGCCCGCCGCTGCGTCAAGGAGCACTTCCGCCTCACGGACGAGCGCGAAGGCAAGGACTACCAAGCACTCTTCGGCGTCATTCAGGGCGCCCAGTACGAGGACCTGCGCCGCAAGGCCTGCCAGGACTTGGGCGACATGCCTTTCGACGGCTTCGGCATCGGTGGCGCGCTCGAGAAGGAAAACCTCGGCACGATTGTCCGCTGGTGCGCTGAAGAGCTCCCCGAGGACAAGCCCCGCCACTTGCTGGGCATCTCAGAGCCGGATGACGTCTTCACCGCGATCGAAAACGGCGCCGACACCTTCGACTGCGTTTCCCCCACCCGCGTGGCCCGCAACTCGGCGTTCTACAGCCCCCACGGCCGCTTCAACCTCACGGGTGCCCGCTACAAGCGCGACTTCACGCCGCTCGTTGAGGGCTGCGGCTGCTACACGTGCCAGAACTTCACGCGCGCCTACATCCACCACCTGCACAAGGCGAATGAGCTCTTGAGCCACACGCTCATCTCCATCCACAATGAGTACTTCACCGTGGGCCTCGTGGACTCCGCTCGCGAAGCCATCGAGAACGGCACGTTCTTCGAGTTGAAGGAGCGCGTCCTCTCCGCGTACTACGCGGGCGGCCCGGATCCGCAGGGACTTTCGTAG